From Woronichinia naegeliana WA131, the proteins below share one genomic window:
- a CDS encoding 2Fe-2S iron-sulfur cluster-binding protein, with the protein MQSYVLDVEPKTTILDCLNRIKWEQNGSLAFRKNCRNAICGSCAIRIIDRNGLDRPAKDDLNY; encoded by the coding sequence CTGCAAAGCTATGTTTTAGACGTAGAGCCAAAAACCACAATCCTCGATTGCCTAAACCGTATCAAGTGGGAACAGAATGGCAGTTTAGCCTTTCGCAAAAATTGTCGGAATGCTATCTGTGGAAGTTGCGCCATTCGGATCATTGATAGGAACGGGCTTGATCGGCCCGCCAAAGACGATTTAAATTACTAA
- a CDS encoding spore coat U domain-containing protein, whose translation MTNKIIAKSANSGGLAIFIYSLIAFYSLLTTFDAVSKTAIAGSCTITNVVGVTFGSYDVFSNMPTDAVGNVTYRCIDLGTDLITIDLNKGNSNSYNSRTLKSGDDALNYNLYLDSGKNIIWGNGTESSSHYGPLNPTNNSDVMVSIYGRIPAQQTRTKSGNYSDTITITIFFSVI comes from the coding sequence TTGACAAACAAGATAATCGCTAAATCCGCCAATTCTGGGGGACTGGCGATATTTATTTACAGTTTGATTGCTTTTTATTCCTTGTTAACAACTTTTGACGCGGTTTCTAAAACGGCGATCGCGGGTAGTTGTACAATTACGAATGTAGTAGGAGTTACCTTTGGTTCCTATGATGTTTTTAGCAATATGCCGACGGATGCAGTGGGAAATGTAACCTATCGCTGTATAGATTTAGGAACGGACTTAATTACGATTGATTTGAATAAAGGTAATAGTAATAGTTATAATTCCCGCACTCTGAAAAGTGGCGATGATGCCCTTAATTACAATCTCTATCTAGACTCAGGCAAAAATATCATTTGGGGAAATGGAACTGAAAGCAGTAGTCATTATGGGCCGCTGAATCCAACGAATAATAGTGATGTTATGGTTTCCATTTATGGTCGTATTCCAGCCCAACAAACTAGGACAAAATCTGGGAATTATAGCGATACGATTACTATTACAATTTTTTTTAGCGTCATTTAA
- a CDS encoding transposase, with product MVNRRSQLVEMLNSEQKRAHSVRSSTAKADIETNIQWLKQRIKGMDEQIDQLRQDNEESKKQYELLTSVPGVGRVTAVTLLSMLPELGELPLKKLSSLVGIAPMNCDSGQMRGKRRIIGGRARVRAVLYMSALVAIQHNPVIKAFYQKLLQAGKAKKVALIACAHKLLGFLHAIVKSQKPWRCPENIETKEEKLQAC from the coding sequence TTGGTCAATCGTCGTAGTCAGTTAGTGGAAATGCTAAACAGTGAACAAAAACGAGCGCACAGTGTTCGTAGTAGCACGGCGAAAGCTGACATTGAGACTAATATTCAATGGCTCAAACAAAGGATAAAAGGAATGGATGAGCAGATAGACCAACTGCGGCAAGACAACGAAGAGAGTAAAAAGCAGTATGAGCTATTAACCAGTGTACCTGGAGTGGGCAGAGTAACGGCCGTGACCTTGCTATCAATGTTGCCAGAATTAGGAGAGCTACCATTGAAGAAACTGTCGAGTCTAGTGGGAATTGCTCCCATGAACTGTGACAGTGGGCAAATGCGAGGAAAACGACGTATTATCGGTGGACGAGCAAGGGTGCGTGCCGTGCTGTATATGTCAGCCCTAGTGGCAATACAACACAATCCGGTAATTAAGGCGTTTTATCAAAAATTGCTCCAGGCAGGTAAGGCCAAAAAAGTAGCTTTAATTGCCTGTGCTCATAAGCTATTGGGATTTCTTCATGCTATAGTCAAGAGTCAAAAACCTTGGCGATGTCCTGAAAATATAGAGACAAAGGAGGAAAAACTGCAAGCGTGCTAA
- the gdhA gene encoding NADP-specific glutamate dehydrogenase, protein MSESLFADASKRLEKALKYVAISEDAGERLKYPKTSLSVSIPVRMDDGSLRIFQGYRVRYDDTRGPGKGGVRYHPRVTMDEVQSLAFWMTFKCALLNLPFGGAKGGITLNPKELSKPELERLSRGYIEAIADFIGPDIDILAPDVYTNEMMMGWMMDQYSIIRRQISQGVVTGKPITMGGSQGRNTATGTGAFFIMQAMLPRFQQQPDNTAIAVQGFGNAGMVVAECLYHAGYKVVAISDSQGGIYNEQGLDIPSIVAYKRNHRSVANMYCQDTVCNIGNNSSLTNEELLSLDVDVLVPAALENQITEANADNIKARYIFEVANGPITSGADAILDRKGIYVFPDILVNAGGVTVSYFEWVQNRSGLYWNLTEVNERLKTKIVAEAEQVWKIAQEFTISLRTAAYIHALNRLGEALDAKGTRDYYLNRLK, encoded by the coding sequence ATGTCTGAATCTTTGTTTGCCGATGCCAGTAAACGTCTTGAAAAGGCGTTAAAGTATGTAGCTATTTCCGAGGATGCAGGAGAACGGTTGAAATACCCGAAAACCAGTCTCAGTGTCTCAATTCCGGTACGAATGGATGATGGTTCCTTGCGGATTTTTCAGGGTTATCGGGTTCGCTATGATGACACCAGGGGGCCAGGTAAAGGCGGTGTTCGTTATCATCCCAGGGTGACGATGGATGAAGTACAGTCCCTGGCTTTTTGGATGACTTTTAAGTGTGCCTTATTGAATTTACCCTTTGGGGGGGCAAAAGGCGGTATTACCCTAAATCCGAAGGAATTGTCTAAACCAGAATTGGAACGTCTTAGTCGTGGCTATATTGAGGCGATCGCCGACTTTATTGGCCCAGATATTGATATTTTGGCCCCGGATGTTTATACCAATGAAATGATGATGGGCTGGATGATGGATCAATACAGTATTATCCGTCGCCAAATTAGTCAAGGAGTTGTCACCGGCAAACCGATCACGATGGGAGGAAGTCAGGGACGCAATACCGCCACTGGGACGGGAGCCTTTTTTATCATGCAGGCCATGTTACCCCGCTTTCAACAACAACCCGATAATACGGCGATCGCGGTTCAAGGCTTTGGTAATGCGGGAATGGTAGTAGCCGAATGTCTCTATCATGCTGGCTATAAAGTAGTCGCCATTAGTGATTCCCAGGGTGGCATTTATAATGAGCAAGGATTGGATATTCCTAGCATTGTGGCCTATAAACGCAATCATCGCAGTGTGGCTAATATGTACTGTCAAGACACGGTTTGTAATATAGGCAATAATTCCAGCCTCACCAATGAAGAGTTATTGAGCTTAGATGTGGATGTCTTGGTTCCAGCCGCTCTAGAGAATCAAATTACTGAAGCCAATGCCGATAACATTAAAGCCCGCTACATTTTTGAAGTTGCCAATGGCCCCATTACCTCTGGGGCTGATGCCATTCTAGATCGTAAAGGAATTTACGTTTTTCCTGATATTTTAGTCAATGCAGGGGGTGTAACTGTCAGTTACTTTGAATGGGTGCAAAATCGCAGTGGTTTATATTGGAATCTGACCGAAGTTAATGAACGCTTAAAAACGAAAATTGTGGCCGAAGCTGAACAGGTTTGGAAAATTGCCCAGGAATTTACCATTTCGCTGCGAACTGCTGCTTATATCCATGCCTTAAACCGTTTAGGAGAAGCCCTTGATGCCAAAGGAACCAGGGATTATTATCTAAATCGCTTAAAATAA